The following coding sequences are from one Rattus rattus isolate New Zealand chromosome 11, Rrattus_CSIRO_v1, whole genome shotgun sequence window:
- the Pkd2 gene encoding polycystin-2, whose translation MVNSSRVQPQPPGDPGRSPAPRASGPGRLVAGGAGLAVPGGLREQRGLEIEMERIRQAAARDPPAGASASPSPPLSSCSRQAWSRDNPGFEAEEDDDDDEVEGEEGGMVVEMDVEWRPGSRRPASSSAVSSAGAGGRGLGSYRGAAYPSGRRRRLEDQGAPCPSPAGGGDPLHCHLPLDGQPPRVAWAERLVRGLRGLWGTRLMEESNSNREKYLKSVLRELVTYLFFLIVLCILTYGMMSSNVYYYTRTLSQLFIDTPVSKTEKTNFKTLSSMEDFWKFTEGSFLDGLYWKAQSSNHTQADNRSFIFYENLLLGVPRLRQLRVRNGSCSIPQDLRDEIKECYDVYSVSSEDRAPFGLRNGTAWIYTSEKDLNGSSHWGIIATYSGAGYYLDLSRTREETVAQLAGLRRNFWLDRGTRAAFIDFSVYNANINLFCVVRLLVEFPATGGVVPSWQFQPVKLIRYVTAFDFFLAACEIIFCFFILYYVVEEILEIRIHRLNYFRSFWNCLDVVIVVLSLVAMMINIYRMSNAEGLLQFLEDQNSFPNFEHVAYWQIQFNNIAAVMVFLVWIKLFKFINFNRTMSQLSTTMSRCAKDLFGFTIMFFIIFLAYAQLAYLVFGTQVDDFSTFQECIFTQFRIILGDINFAEIEEANRVLGPLYFTTFVFFMFFILLNMFLAIINDSYSEVKSDLAQQKAEMELSDLIRKGCQKALVKLKLKRNTVDAISESLRQGGGKLNFDELRQDLKGKGHTDAEIEAIFTKYDQDGDQELTEREHQQMRDDLEKEREDLDLEHSSLPRPMSSRSFPRSLDDSEEEDDEDSGHSSRRRGSISSGVSYEEFQVLVRRVDRMEHSIGSIVSKIDAVIVKLEIMERAKVKRREVLGRLLDGVAEDARLGRDSEIHREQMERLVREELERWESDDAASQSGHGLGTQVGLGGQPHPRSSRPPSSQSAEGLEGGGGNGSTNAHA comes from the exons ATGGTGAACTCCAGCCGTGTGCAGCCGCAGCCTCCCGGGGACCCGGGACGCTCGCCCGCGCCGCGAGCGTCCGGGCCCGGCCGCCTGGTGGCGGGAGGCGCGGGCCTGGCAGTCCCCGGCGGCCTGCGGGAGCAGCGGGGCCTGGAGATTGAGATGGAGCGCATCCGGCAGGCGGCCGCTCGGGACCCACCGGCCGGAGCCTCGGCCTCGCCTTCTCCTCCGCTGTCGTCCtgctccaggcaggcatggagccgCGACAACCCGGGCTTTGAGGCCGAAGaggatgacgacgacgacgaggtggaaggagaagaaggagggatggTGGTGGAGATGGACGTGGAGTGGCGCCCGGGCAGCCGAAGACCGGCCTCCTCCTCGGCCGTGAGCTCGGCGGGCGCCGGCGGCCGGGGGCTGGGAAGCTACCGCGGCGCGGCTTACCCGAGCGGGAGACGGCGCCGGCTAGAGGACCAGGGCGCGCCGTGTCCCAGCCCCGCGGGCGGCGGGGACCCGCTGCATTGCCACCTCCCGCTGGATGGCCAGCCGCCCCGAGTGGCCTGGGCCGAGAGGCTGGTGCGAGGACTGCGAG GTCTCTGGGGAACAAGACTCATGGAAGAGAGCAACTCTAACCGAGAGAAATACCTGAAAAGCGTGTTACGGGAGCTGGTCACTTACCTCTTTTTCCTCATAGTCTTGTGCATCT TGACCTACGGCATGATGAGCTCCAACGTGTACTACTACACTCGGACACTGTCACAGCTTTTCATAGACACCCCAGTGTCTAAAACCGAGAAAACCAACTTTAAAACTCTCTCTTCCATGGAGGACTTCTGGAAG TTCACAGAAGGCTCCTTCCTGGATGGGCTGTACTGGAAGGCACAGAGCAGCAACCATACGCAAGCTGACAACCGGAGCTTTATTTTCTATGAGAACCTGCTGCTAGGAGTGCCGCGTCTACGTCAACTCCGAGTCAGAAACGGATCCTGCTCCATCCCTCAGGACCTGAGAGATGAAATTAAAGAATGCTATGATGTCTACTCTGTCAGCAGTGAGGACAGGGCTCCATTTGGACTGCGGAACGGAACTGC GTGGATCTACACAAGTGAAAAAGACCTGAATGGCAGCAGTCACTGGGGAATCATTGCGACTTACAGTGGAGCTGGTTACTACCTGGATCTGTCCAGAACCAGGGAGGAGACAGTGGCCCAGCTTGCCGGCCTCAGGAGGAACTTCTGGCTGGACCGGGGCACACGGGCAGCTTTCATTGACTTCTCGGTGTATAACGCAAACATTAACCTGTTCTGTGTGGTCAG GTTATTGGTTGAGTTCCCAGCAACGGGTGGCGTGGTGCCGTCTTGGCAGTTTCAGCCTGTAAAACTGATCCGCTACGTCACAGCCTTTGATTTCTTCCTGGCAGCCTGTGAGattatcttttgtttctttatcctTTACTATGTGGTGGAAGAGATATTGGAAATTCGGATTCACAGACTGAACTATTTCAGGAGTTTCTGGAATTGTCTGGATGTTGTGATTGTTGTG TTGTCCTTAGTAGCCATGATGATTAACATTTACCGGATGTCCAATGCTGAGGGGCTGCTACAATTTCTCGAAGATCAAAATTCTTTCCCCAACTTTGAGCATGTGGCATACTGGCAAATACAGTTCAACAATATAGCTGCCGTCATGGTATTTTTGGTCTGGATTAAG CTCTTCAAATTCATCAATTTCAATAGGACCATGAGCCAGCTCTCCACGACCATGTCCAGATGTGCCAAAGACCTCTTTGGCTTCACCATCATGTTCTTCATCATCTTCCTGGCATATGCCCAGTTGGCGTACCTTGTCTTTGGCACTCAGGTGGATGACTTCAGTACTTTCCAAGAGTGTAT ctTCACTCAGTTCCGCATCATTTTGGGTGATATCAACTTCGCAGAGATCGAGGAAGCTAACCGAGTTTTGGGGCCACTTTATTTTACTacatttgtgttctttatgttcttcattcttttg AACATGTTTCTGGCAATCATCAATGATTCCTACTCTGAGGTGAAATCGGATCTGGCCCagcagaaagcagaaatggaACTCTCAGACCTTATCAGAAAG GGCTGCCAAAAAGCACTGGTCAaactaaaacttaaaagaaacacAGTAGACGCCATTTCAGAGAGTCTCCGGCAAGGTGGCGGCAAGCTAAACTTTGATGAACTTCGGCAAGACCTGAAAGG GAAGGGCCACACGGACGCAGAGATCGAGGCCATATTCACTAAATACGACCAGGACGGCGACCAGGAACTGACCGAGCGTGAGCATCAACAGATGAGAGATGACTTGGAGAAAGAGAGG GAGGACCTAGACTTGGAACACAGCTCTTTACCACGTCCCATGAGCAGCAGAAGTTTCCCCAGAAGCCTGGATGActctgaggaggaagatgatgaagaCAGTGGCCATAGTTCCAGGAGGAGGGGAAGCATCTCCAGCGGGGTTTCCTATGAGGAGTTCCAAGT ACTGGTGAGACGCGTGGACCGCATGGAGCACTCCATCGGCAGCATCGTGTCCAAGATCGATGCCGTGATTGTCAAGCTTGAGATCATGGAGCGGGCCAAGGTGAAGAGACGAGAGGTGTTAGGAAGGCTGCTGGATGGAGTGGCTGAG